A segment of the Spiroplasma helicoides genome:
CAATCGCTTTCACTCACTAGTAATTGGAACTATGCCAAATTTAGAAACGCAAGATGTTTTTGATAATGTTATGTATTATGATCCCAACGATCCATATGCAACTCAACAAGTTGTAAAATCTTTAAATGATACTTTAAGAGATTTAAGAGAATTAAAAGAAGAAGAACTTGCATACCGTGATGAACAAATCAAAGACTTAAATACTGTTAGAGATAAAAAACGATTTAGAGAAAAACACCTTGATAGTCCAAAAGCTAAAAAGTTGGAAAAAGCAAAACAAAAGGCAAGAGAGCTTGAACAAAAAAGACAAAAAATTTTATCAGGTCAAATGTAGAGGAATTGAGAAATGGAAGTTAGAGAAAAAGGTCAATATTTAATGTTGTATTTTGATAAGGGCGAAGAGATAGTTGAAGGAATAACTAATGCTACTCGTGAGTATACAATCATTGACGGAAGAATTTCAGGAACAGGACACATCAATCGATTAGAGTATGGAGTATTGACAAATGCCGATCCAATATTTTTTACAAAAAGTCTAGTAGAAAAATTATTAACAGTAACAAGCTTTTTTGGAAAAATAGAAAATCGAGAAATCAGCTTAATGATAAATTCTGTTGACCAAGAATATGTTATTCACATGGGAAAAGTTTTTCGAGCAACAGCTGAAGTTGAGACAATCATATTTTTAGAAGTTTTAAAAACTGACTAAAAAAATCAAAGACCAAAATTTTGGTCTTTTAATTTTTGCAAATTTTAATCATACTTAAAATAGTCAAAAAAAAAATTTAGTAAATGATTTTTTTCTAGTATAATATATTTAATCTTTATGAAGTGTGTACTCACATATAGTAAAGGGTAGAAAGCAAAAACAAGAGGTGACACAAGAATGATCGGAATGATTTCGACAGCTTACTTTACAGTTAAAGACCGTCCCGGAATTAAAACTGTAAAAAAATACTGATGAAGAAATATGGTTATTCAACACGTTAAGTTTAAAGGTAAATTTTTCATAATTGCTACAATCGGTTATGGAAAAGCAAATGCTGCTATGGCAATCACTTACTTAATGGAAGAATATCCAACTCTAGAAACAGTTTTAAATATTGACCTAGCTTTATCAACAAATGATAAGTTTGATACAACTGACACTGTAATGTCAACAAAATTCATTTACAGAGATGCTGACTTGACAGTTTTCAAAGATATTAAATATGGACAAATCGTGCATGACCAGAAGCATTTTCATTTAACAATGAATTTGTAACACAAATGAAAAACTTTAAATTAGGTGTTTCAGATGGTATTGTTGGTACAGCTGATATGTTAATTTATAATTCAAAACAATTTAAAGAAATGGTTGACAAATACGGACAAACAATTGACGTAATTGATACAGAAGCAGGAGCACTTGCTCAAGTTGCTAAAAAATCATCAGTTAACTTTGTTTCATTAAAAATTATGTACAACAATGCATTATCACCATGAGATAATGATCCACTACATAAATTCAAAATTTATGAAACATCAAACACTTTAAAATACTTAGTGGGAAGATTATTCAACTTACTATCATCAAAATACATCATTGACTTTACAAAAAACACAAATGATGAATTAGAAATTATTAACGAATTATGAGAATTAGAACATGACGCTTGAGTTTCAAGATTTAAAAAAGATGCTGTGTCATTGATTTCAGGAATGGGACCTTCAATTATGATGGTTGACAAAAAAAGCTTAAAACCTGAAGCATTAGACATCGTTGAAGTTATGAAACCAAAAATTGAAGACGAAGGTCCTTCAAAAATCATTTTAGGAGAAGACGAGTGAAAAAATGCTCCAAAAAAATGATTACGTAAAATTCTATTCTTACAAAATGTTCACGTTAACGAAGACGAATTACTATGAAATAAATCAGCAAAATACGATGTAAAATCAGTTAAACATTACACAATCGAAGATGTTGCTAAAAATATTGCTAAAGTTATTGCTGATCGTTCACAAGACAAATCTTCATACGCATTTGACGGTGCAACAGTTGCTAAAAAACACTTACTAGTAGCTTGTGACTCAGCAGTTACATTCTACATCAGTAACAATGCAACTCATGAATTTGTTGAAGATAGACAAAAAGGTGCTGCTCTAGTAGCAGGGGAATTCTCTAAATTTTTAAATGAAGCATTAGCAGAGGTAGAATCTCCATTTGAAAAAATTGTAGTTCTTGTTAAATTACCATCATTAGGAGCAGTAAAAGTTCCTGTGTTTATTACAACAAAATCAAAAGTTAACTCACCAATTGTATTTGATAGTTACAATGCAGGAGCACAAAAACAATTTACTGTTGTTGATATTGTTAGAAATGACTACGATCCACTTAAAGTTGGTTCATTCAAAGTTACAGTACGTTTGAAAGCAAAAGAAGATTAAAATTAATAAAAGAAACCACAATGAAAAGTGGTTTTTTTTATTTTTGTTTGTTATTATCAAAGCAACTAGAAGGTGATTGAATGAATAAAAATGATAGAAATAGAGGTAGAAAAGATAAAGATTTAGTCTCAACTGATGCAGATATTTCTGCAGAATTAGCTTTCGAAACACTACTTGATTTAGCAGAAGTTGAATTGGTAAAGCCAGTCAAAAAAGAGAAAAAAAAGGTTGAAAAAATTAAAAGTTATGTAGGATTGTCAGAAAATGAAAAAGTAGGAAAAAAAGATTTACAACAAATTATTTTTCAAGCAAGACAAAAAACTGAAACACTGGAATCAGTTATGTGAAGAGATCCAGAGGAAATACCTGAACAAGAAATTATCAAAAATGCTCAAAAAAAAGGAAAGTCTGAATATGATTCTGATGTATTAAGAGAGCTTATTTTAAAACGTCAAAGAGAAAGAAGAAAAACTGAAAACATTTTTGGTTCACTTTTAGCAAGTGTGAAAAAAAATCGCGATGATTATGATAAATAATAATTAAATAAGTAAATACTTGTATTTTTTTAAATATGTTTTGTTAAAATAAAAATACATTATTGATATTGATAGGGAGGGCAAAGTGGAAAATAACGAAAAAAAAGCTTTTTTAGAAGATTTAGACCAAACTTTGTCTTCTGTTGAACAAAATTATACAAAAGAAGAAATAAAAACAGCAAAAAAAACCTCTAAAAGTAGAGACTTTAGTCATTTTGAAAACAAAATAATGTCTCAAA
Coding sequences within it:
- a CDS encoding PCC domain-containing protein translates to MEVREKGQYLMLYFDKGEEIVEGITNATREYTIIDGRISGTGHINRLEYGVLTNADPIFFTKSLVEKLLTVTSFFGKIENREISLMINSVDQEYVIHMGKVFRATAEVETIIFLEVLKTD